The Horticoccus luteus DNA window TTCCGCCTGCGGCGCGCTCTGCACCTCAATGTTGGCGTCGATGATTTCAAACACCCGCCGCGAGCCGATCAACGACTGCTGCACGCTGTTCACCACCGTCGCCACGTTGTTGATCTGCCCCGAAAACTGTTCCAGCAAGCCCGCGAAAACCACGAGGCCGGTGCCCAGCGGCAACTGCCCCTGCGCGACCAGCCAGCCGCCGTAGGTCAGCAGCACGACCATGTTGACCCGGGTGAGAAAACCCACCGCCGGCGAAAACAAACTGATGCGCCAGAAGATTCCCAATTGCTGGTCGTAGCAGGCTTGATTCGCCGCCTCGAAGCGCGCGCGGTTCTCCGCCTCCCGCCCAAAGGCCTTGGTGACCGCGATGCCCTGGATGCTTTCCGCCAGCAGTTGCACCATGCGCTCCACGAGCGTGCGGTTGTGCGCGTAGGCTGGTTGCGTCGCCCGCGAAAACCACATCGAGAGCAGCGCGAGCAGCGGCGTCGTCGCCAGGCACGCCAGCATCAAGCGCGGACTCAGGCTCGCCATGTAGATGATGTAGACGGTCAACGACACCGCCATGATCACGCTTTGAAACAGCACCTGATCCAAAAACATCCGCAACGACTGCACGTCGCCGGTCACCCGCGTGATGATCGAGCCGGTGGAGTTCGCGTCAAAAAACCGGAAGCTCAGCCGCTGCAGCCGGTCGTAAACCGCCCCCCGCAGGTCAACCACGAGCTCCTGTTGCAACAGGCGGTTGACGCTCACGAAATACGCGTAATTCAGAAATGCGCGTCCCGCCGCGAGCAGCAGGATCACGCCCGCGATGCCCAAAATCACCTGCATCGGCGCCCAGCCCGCCGGCAGTGCCAGGCCAAAAATTTTCGGCGCCGGCACCACTTCGCCCGCGCCCGCCGCCATGGTGTTGCGGATGTAGTCGATGCCGAGGCCCGTCAGGCTCAACCCGCTGAGCCCCATCGTGAGCAGCACCACCTGCGTGGCCAGCACCTTGAGGCAGCCCCGCCGATAGCTCCACGTCAGCCGGAACAACCGGCCGACAACCGCCCAGTTCGAGAGCGAACTGGCAGCAAGGCTGGAAGACGGCAGCGACATGGTGAGGGTTCAAGCTATGAGCGCACTGCGACGGCGCACGCTGAAAGTTGATTTGTTTCCCGCCGGCTCCCGCCGCCTCCACCGAAAAGCCGCTCGCCACCGCCACTGATCGCCCTTGTCTGTTCCCGTCGCTCCTGCGTCATCTTCGCCGCTCTTCTGTCCGCGTGAATCTGTTGTCCCGTCATCTCCTCGCCAGCGTGCTCCTGACCTGCGGCCTCGCCGTCGGGCTGTTCGAATTCATCCTCATTGCGGGCAACGCCATTCAGGACCTGCTCGACCACGTGCTCGCGGGACAGTTTCCGCTCGGCACAGTCCTCCGGCTCGTCGGCCTCCTGGTGCCGTATGTGATTA harbors:
- a CDS encoding ABC transporter ATP-binding protein, with amino-acid sequence MSLPSSSLAASSLSNWAVVGRLFRLTWSYRRGCLKVLATQVVLLTMGLSGLSLTGLGIDYIRNTMAAGAGEVVPAPKIFGLALPAGWAPMQVILGIAGVILLLAAGRAFLNYAYFVSVNRLLQQELVVDLRGAVYDRLQRLSFRFFDANSTGSIITRVTGDVQSLRMFLDQVLFQSVIMAVSLTVYIIYMASLSPRLMLACLATTPLLALLSMWFSRATQPAYAHNRTLVERMVQLLAESIQGIAVTKAFGREAENRARFEAANQACYDQQLGIFWRISLFSPAVGFLTRVNMVVLLTYGGWLVAQGQLPLGTGLVVFAGLLEQFSGQINNVATVVNSVQQSLIGSRRVFEIIDANIEVQSAPQAERFQRLRGDVRFENVGFAYSGVDPVLRDINLELRAGQMVAILGATGAGKSVLMSLIPRFYDVTSGRLLIDGRDIRELHLDDLRRNIGLVFQESFLFSNTIAANIAFGHPTATREQVEKAARIAAAHEFITALPEGYDTVLGESGNTLSGGQRQRIAIARAVLLEPAILLLDDPTAAIDSETEHEIFEALERAIAGRTTFIVAHRLSTLRRADFIIVMENGRIVERGTHEELMAARGAYRRVANLQLVDARELTAGGEEGAEP